One window of Streptomyces sp. NBC_00273 genomic DNA carries:
- a CDS encoding sugar ABC transporter permease yields MDKGSVDQQEHIDPVNPAAAHDAIPAVDPRLLVREEGLAGYWGEFKRKMKAGDLGSLPVVIGLIVIWSIFQGLNSNFLSPENLTNIAITMTGTGMIAIGIIFVLLLGEIDLSVGSVSGVSGAIVAVLAVTHGVNEWLAILAAIVGGALIGSIHGFFFAKVGAPAFAVTLSGLLFWLGAMLQILGSNGTINIDSDGVVGQLTTYFFSEVAVAYGLAALAVAGYFLAAFLDARRREAAGMPSRPLAEILLRTGLLALCTFGPAVLFNQYKGLPLAVVLFLLALVVTDFLLRRTTFGRNVFALGGSVEASRRAGINVTRIRITVFAISSTFAAIGGLFWASKIAAANQSAGAGDLLMNVIAAAVIGGTSLFGGRGRTWNALLGVMVIVSIQYGLALEGIATPIQYMITGAVLLATVVIDSVTRKTQKTAGRA; encoded by the coding sequence CTGGACAAGGGCTCCGTCGACCAGCAGGAGCACATCGACCCGGTCAACCCGGCGGCCGCGCACGACGCGATCCCGGCCGTGGACCCCCGCCTGCTCGTCAGGGAAGAGGGCCTCGCCGGCTACTGGGGCGAGTTCAAGCGCAAGATGAAGGCCGGCGACCTGGGCTCCCTCCCGGTCGTCATCGGTCTCATCGTGATCTGGTCCATCTTCCAGGGGTTGAACTCGAACTTCCTCTCCCCGGAGAACCTCACCAACATCGCGATCACGATGACCGGCACGGGCATGATCGCCATCGGCATCATCTTCGTGCTGCTGCTCGGCGAGATCGACCTCTCGGTCGGCTCGGTCAGCGGTGTCTCGGGTGCGATCGTCGCCGTCCTCGCCGTCACCCACGGCGTGAACGAATGGCTGGCCATCCTGGCGGCCATCGTCGGAGGCGCCCTGATCGGCTCCATCCACGGCTTCTTCTTCGCCAAGGTCGGCGCCCCGGCCTTCGCCGTCACCCTGTCGGGCCTGCTCTTCTGGCTCGGCGCGATGCTGCAGATCCTCGGCAGCAACGGCACGATCAACATCGACTCCGACGGCGTGGTCGGCCAGCTGACCACGTACTTCTTCTCGGAGGTGGCCGTCGCCTACGGGCTGGCCGCACTCGCGGTGGCCGGCTACTTCCTCGCGGCCTTCCTCGACGCGAGGCGCCGCGAGGCCGCCGGGATGCCCTCCCGGCCGCTCGCCGAGATCCTGCTGCGCACCGGCCTGCTCGCGCTGTGCACCTTCGGCCCCGCCGTGCTGTTCAACCAGTACAAGGGCCTGCCGCTCGCGGTGGTGCTCTTCCTGCTGGCCCTGGTCGTCACGGACTTCCTGCTGCGCCGCACGACCTTCGGGCGAAACGTTTTCGCACTGGGCGGCAGCGTCGAGGCCTCCCGCCGTGCGGGCATCAACGTCACCCGGATCCGGATCACGGTCTTCGCGATCTCCAGCACCTTCGCGGCGATCGGCGGCCTGTTCTGGGCCTCCAAGATCGCGGCGGCCAACCAGAGCGCCGGCGCCGGCGACCTGCTGATGAACGTGATCGCCGCTGCCGTCATCGGCGGCACCAGCCTCTTCGGTGGCCGGGGCCGCACCTGGAACGCCCTCCTCGGCGTCATGGTCATCGTCTCGATCCAGTACGGTCTGGCCTTGGAAGGCATTGCGACGCCGATCCAGTACATGATCACCGGTGCGGTGCTGCTGGCGACCGTGGTGATCGACTCGGTGACGCGCAAGACCCAGAAGACGGCCGGACGCGCCTGA
- a CDS encoding ATP-binding cassette domain-containing protein, whose translation MVHVSAAPVLALRGVSKRFGAVQALTDVELEIHSGEVVALVGDNGAGKSTLVKTIAGVHPIDEGVIEWEGRPVSIGKPHDAQNLGIATVYQDLALCDNIDVVGNLFLGRELKSYGILDEVEMERRARELLTTLSIRIPSVRIPIASLSGGQRQTVAIARSMLGEPQLVILDEPTAALGVEQTAQVLDLVERLRERGHAVILISHNMADVKAVADKVAVLRLGRNNGVFNVADTSQEEIISAITGATDNAVTRRAARTSEAGK comes from the coding sequence ATGGTTCATGTGTCCGCTGCGCCCGTGCTGGCGTTGCGAGGGGTCTCGAAGCGGTTCGGCGCCGTTCAGGCCCTCACCGACGTAGAACTCGAGATCCACTCCGGTGAAGTGGTCGCCCTCGTCGGCGACAACGGTGCCGGAAAGTCCACGCTGGTCAAGACGATCGCCGGCGTGCACCCCATCGATGAAGGTGTCATCGAGTGGGAGGGGCGCCCGGTCTCCATCGGCAAGCCCCACGACGCCCAGAACCTGGGCATCGCGACGGTCTACCAGGACCTGGCGCTGTGCGACAACATCGACGTCGTCGGCAACCTCTTCCTCGGCCGAGAGCTCAAGAGCTACGGCATCCTCGACGAGGTGGAGATGGAGCGGCGCGCCCGCGAGCTCCTGACCACCCTGTCCATCCGGATCCCTAGTGTCCGGATCCCCATCGCGTCACTCTCCGGCGGTCAGCGCCAGACCGTGGCGATCGCCCGTTCCATGCTGGGCGAGCCCCAGCTCGTCATCCTCGACGAGCCCACCGCCGCCCTCGGCGTCGAGCAGACCGCACAGGTCCTCGACCTGGTGGAGCGGCTGCGCGAGCGCGGCCACGCCGTCATCCTCATCAGCCACAACATGGCCGATGTGAAGGCCGTCGCCGACAAGGTGGCGGTCCTGCGGCTGGGCCGCAACAACGGTGTCTTCAACGTCGCCGACACCTCGCAGGAAGAGATCATCTCCGCCATCACCGGTGCCACGGACAACGCCGTGACCCGCCGGGCGGCCCGCACCTCGGAGGCCGGCAAGTGA
- a CDS encoding sugar ABC transporter substrate-binding protein: protein MNTRMRRAAVAVAAGAMAVSLAACGSAKEAGDTTKASSGAAKGDAIKVGLLLPENQTARYEKFDKPLIEKKVAELTGGKGEVVYANAKQDATTQNSQVDTMITNKVDVLIIDAVDSKAIAGSVKKAKDAGIPVVSYDRLAEGPIDAYTSFDNEEVGKVQGKALLEALGDKAKDGQIVMMNGSVTDPNAKLFKSGAHSELDGKVNVGKEYDTVEWKPENANTNMAAALSALGKDKVIGVYSANDGMAGGIITALKAAGVSPLPPVTGQDAELAGVQRIVAGEQFMSVYKPYAPEAEAAAKMAVALAKGGKPEGTTSTVDSPTTKGVPSVLIPVISLTKANIKDSVVKDGVYTVDEICTDKYAAACAAAGLK from the coding sequence CGTCCTCCGGCGCCGCCAAGGGCGATGCGATCAAGGTCGGTCTGCTCCTGCCGGAGAACCAGACCGCGCGTTACGAGAAGTTCGACAAGCCGCTGATCGAGAAGAAGGTCGCCGAGCTCACCGGTGGCAAGGGCGAGGTCGTCTACGCCAACGCCAAGCAGGACGCGACCACGCAGAACTCCCAGGTCGACACGATGATCACCAACAAGGTGGACGTCCTGATCATCGACGCGGTGGACTCCAAGGCCATCGCCGGCTCGGTCAAGAAGGCCAAGGACGCCGGCATCCCGGTCGTCTCCTACGACCGCCTGGCCGAGGGCCCGATCGACGCGTACACCTCCTTCGACAACGAAGAGGTCGGCAAGGTCCAGGGCAAGGCCCTGCTCGAGGCGCTGGGCGACAAGGCCAAGGACGGCCAGATCGTCATGATGAACGGTTCGGTCACCGACCCGAACGCCAAGCTCTTCAAGTCCGGTGCCCACTCCGAGCTCGACGGCAAGGTGAACGTCGGCAAGGAGTACGACACCGTCGAGTGGAAGCCGGAGAACGCCAACACCAACATGGCGGCCGCGCTCTCCGCGCTCGGCAAGGACAAGGTCATCGGCGTCTACTCCGCCAACGACGGCATGGCCGGCGGCATCATCACCGCCCTCAAGGCCGCCGGCGTCTCCCCCCTGCCGCCGGTCACCGGCCAGGACGCCGAACTCGCCGGTGTGCAGCGCATCGTCGCGGGCGAGCAGTTCATGAGCGTCTACAAGCCGTACGCCCCCGAGGCCGAGGCCGCCGCGAAGATGGCGGTCGCCCTCGCCAAGGGCGGGAAGCCCGAAGGCACCACCTCCACGGTCGACAGCCCCACCACCAAGGGCGTCCCCTCCGTGCTGATCCCGGTCATCTCGCTGACCAAGGCCAACATCAAGGACAGCGTCGTCAAGGACGGCGTCTACACGGTCGACGAGATCTGCACCGACAAGTACGCGGCCGCTTGCGCCGCCGCCGGCCTGAAGTAG